A window of the Acidovorax sp. YS12 genome harbors these coding sequences:
- a CDS encoding LysR family transcriptional regulator produces MDWDHLRYFLELARASTLAAAARRLGVEHTTVARRIQALEKQLGGALFAREAAGHRLTEAGRHLLPAVEAMEAAALGVERATPVPGGGPSGLVRVGVTEGFGTLILAQHLAQLTQRYPQLSIDLLALPRLLHLSRREADIVISLERPKRGAVIVTKLADYSLHLYGQREYLARRPLVTRREDLRHHDFISYVDDLLFTKELQFIDQLYPPERFALRSTSVSAQYEAVRAGAGLAVLPAFLADRDPILARVLPQEARFTRTFWMSMPGEAKHLARMQAVWGFLKEVGQQEAGRLMPG; encoded by the coding sequence ATGGACTGGGACCACCTGCGCTACTTCCTCGAACTCGCCCGCGCCAGCACCCTGGCCGCCGCCGCGCGCCGCCTGGGCGTGGAGCACACCACCGTGGCGCGGCGCATCCAGGCGCTGGAAAAGCAGCTTGGCGGCGCGCTGTTCGCGCGCGAGGCCGCGGGCCACCGCCTGACCGAAGCGGGCCGCCACCTGCTGCCCGCCGTCGAGGCCATGGAGGCCGCCGCGCTCGGCGTGGAGCGCGCCACGCCCGTGCCGGGCGGCGGCCCCTCGGGCCTGGTGCGCGTGGGCGTGACCGAGGGCTTCGGCACGCTGATCCTGGCGCAGCACCTGGCGCAGCTCACGCAGCGCTACCCGCAACTGTCCATCGATCTGCTGGCGCTGCCGCGCCTGCTGCACCTGTCGCGGCGCGAGGCGGACATCGTCATCTCGCTGGAGCGGCCCAAGCGCGGCGCGGTCATCGTCACCAAGCTGGCCGACTACAGCCTGCACCTGTACGGCCAGCGCGAGTACCTGGCGCGCCGCCCCCTGGTCACGCGCCGCGAGGACCTGCGCCACCATGACTTCATCAGCTACGTGGACGACCTGCTGTTCACCAAGGAGCTGCAGTTCATCGACCAGCTCTACCCGCCCGAGCGCTTCGCGCTGCGCAGCACCAGCGTGAGCGCCCAGTACGAGGCCGTGCGCGCGGGCGCGGGCCTGGCGGTGCTGCCCGCGTTTCTGGCCGACCGCGACCCCATCCTGGCGCGCGTGCTGCCGCAGGAGGCGCGCTTCACCCGCACTTTCTGGATGAGCATGCCCGGCGAGGCCAAGCACCTGGCGCGCATGCAGGCCGTGTGGGGGTTCCTGAAGGAAGTGGGGCAGCAGGAAGCCGGGCGGCTGATGCCCGGGTGA
- the mmsB gene encoding 3-hydroxyisobutyrate dehydrogenase, with translation MQIAFIGLGNMGAPMAINLVKAGHSVKAFDLSQDAVAKVVAEGGQAAASAQAAVQGAEAVVTMLPASQHVEGLFLGRDGQPGLLSSIAKGALVIDSSTIAAATSQKVAKAAEAAGIAFIDAPVSGGTGGAIAGTLTFMVGGSSADLERARPLLEKMGANIFHAGSVGAGQTAKICNNMLLGILMAGTSEAIALGVANGLDPKVLSEIMRRSSGGNWALEKYNPFPGVHENAPASKGYAGGFGTDLMLKDLGLAQENAMAVKAATPLGGLARAIYAAHSIAGHGGEDFSGVIKMLQKKG, from the coding sequence ATGCAAATCGCATTCATCGGCCTGGGCAACATGGGCGCCCCCATGGCCATCAACCTGGTCAAGGCCGGCCACAGCGTCAAGGCCTTCGACCTGAGCCAGGACGCCGTGGCCAAAGTGGTCGCCGAAGGCGGCCAGGCCGCGGCCAGCGCGCAAGCTGCCGTGCAAGGCGCCGAGGCGGTCGTCACCATGCTGCCCGCCAGCCAGCACGTGGAGGGCCTGTTCCTCGGCCGCGACGGCCAGCCCGGCCTGCTGTCCAGCATCGCCAAGGGCGCGCTGGTCATCGACAGCTCGACCATCGCCGCCGCCACCAGCCAGAAGGTGGCCAAGGCTGCCGAAGCGGCGGGCATCGCCTTCATCGACGCGCCCGTCTCCGGCGGCACCGGCGGCGCCATTGCCGGCACCCTCACCTTCATGGTAGGCGGCAGCAGCGCCGACCTGGAGCGCGCGCGCCCGCTGCTGGAAAAGATGGGTGCCAACATCTTCCACGCGGGCAGCGTGGGCGCGGGCCAGACGGCCAAGATCTGCAACAACATGCTGCTGGGCATCCTCATGGCCGGCACCAGCGAAGCCATCGCCCTGGGCGTGGCCAACGGCCTCGACCCCAAGGTGCTGAGCGAGATCATGCGCCGCAGCTCCGGCGGCAACTGGGCGCTGGAGAAGTACAACCCCTTCCCCGGCGTGCACGAGAACGCCCCCGCCAGCAAGGGCTATGCGGGCGGCTTCGGCACCGACCTGATGCTCAAGGACCTGGGCCTGGCGCAGGAAAACGCCATGGCCGTGAAAGCCGCCACGCCGCTGGGCGGGCTGGCGCGCGCGATCTACGCGGCGCACAGCATCGCCGGGCACGGGGGGGAGGATTTCTCCGGCGTGATCAAGATGCTGCAGAAAAAAGGGTGA
- a CDS encoding LysE family translocator, whose translation MKTETLLLFLPACFALNMAPGPNNLLSVSNATRHGFGVACLAGAGRLLAFAAMIAIAATGLAVVLQASGALFLAIKVAGALYLFYLALQLWRAAPAEAEAPVACRRTRWGLARQEFWVAAGNPKAILIFTAFLPQFIDATAPAMAQFAELGAWFLLLEWVAIAAYAAIGSHLRRWFAAPRRRQWFNRVCAALLGAAGAGLLAARRSAGGA comes from the coding sequence ATGAAAACCGAAACCCTGCTGCTTTTCCTGCCCGCCTGCTTCGCCCTGAACATGGCGCCGGGGCCGAACAACCTGCTGTCGGTGTCGAACGCCACGCGCCATGGCTTTGGCGTGGCCTGCCTGGCCGGGGCAGGGCGGCTGCTGGCCTTCGCCGCGATGATCGCCATCGCGGCCACCGGGCTGGCGGTGGTGCTGCAGGCGTCCGGGGCGCTGTTCCTGGCCATCAAGGTGGCGGGCGCGCTGTACCTGTTCTATCTCGCGCTGCAACTGTGGCGCGCGGCGCCCGCCGAAGCCGAGGCACCCGTGGCCTGCCGCCGCACGCGCTGGGGCCTGGCGCGGCAGGAGTTCTGGGTGGCGGCGGGCAACCCCAAGGCGATCCTGATCTTCACCGCCTTCCTGCCGCAGTTCATCGACGCCACGGCGCCCGCCATGGCGCAGTTTGCCGAGCTGGGCGCGTGGTTCCTGCTGCTGGAGTGGGTGGCGATCGCGGCCTACGCCGCCATCGGCAGCCACCTGCGCCGCTGGTTCGCTGCGCCCCGGCGCCGCCAGTGGTTCAACCGCGTGTGCGCCGCGCTGCTGGGTGCCGCCGGTGCCGGCCTGCTGGCCGCGCGCCGTTCCGCCGGCGGGGCGTGA
- a CDS encoding TfoX/Sxy family protein, producing the protein MPARPVMPETLQLIAAVQDALAERLGARATVEERPLFGCHAFMVDGKLCLAVKGEDLLVRLPPAQHAAVAEQPGVRELDPRGGMPGYFWVEPSGYATRAQWQHWVDTALAYNPQAKATPRRRKERAA; encoded by the coding sequence ATGCCCGCCCGCCCCGTCATGCCAGAAACCCTGCAGCTCATCGCCGCCGTGCAAGACGCACTGGCAGAGCGCCTGGGCGCGCGGGCCACGGTGGAGGAACGGCCGCTGTTCGGCTGCCACGCCTTCATGGTGGACGGCAAGCTGTGCCTGGCCGTCAAGGGCGAAGACCTGCTGGTGCGCCTGCCGCCCGCGCAGCACGCCGCCGTGGCCGAGCAGCCCGGCGTGCGCGAGCTGGACCCGCGCGGCGGCATGCCCGGCTACTTCTGGGTCGAACCCTCGGGCTACGCCACGCGCGCGCAGTGGCAGCACTGGGTGGACACCGCCCTCGCCTACAACCCGCAGGCCAAGGCAACGCCGCGGCGGCGCAAGGAGCGCGCCGCATGA
- a CDS encoding CoA-acylating methylmalonate-semialdehyde dehydrogenase, translating into MGAPIPTVKLLINGQFVESQTTQWRDVVNPATQEVLARVPFATPDEINAAVANAKEAFKTWKKTPIGARARIFLKLQQLIRENMKELAALLTAEQGKTLPDAEGDVFRGLEVVEHASAIGNLQLGELANNVANGVDTYTVLQPLGVCAGITPFNFPAMIPLWMFPMAIATGNTFVLKPSEQDPIVTMRLCELALEAGVPPGVLNVIHGGEDAVNAICDHPDIKAISFVGSTRVGTHVYNRASLNGKRVQCMMGAKNHAIVLPDANKEQTLNAIAGASFGAAGQRCMALPVVMLVGEAQQWLPDLVAKAQSLKVSGGTEPGTDVGPVISCAALSRIEGLIERGVAEGATLALDGRKPSVPGYEKGNFVGPTIFSDVKPGMSIYDQEIFGPVLCVVGAATLDEAIEFINANPNGNGTAVFTQSGAAARKFQEEIDVGQVGINVPVPVPVPLFSFTGSRASKLGDLGPYGKQVVLFYTQTKTVTARWFDDSTASHGVNTTISLK; encoded by the coding sequence ATGGGCGCACCCATTCCTACCGTCAAGCTGCTGATCAACGGCCAGTTCGTCGAATCCCAGACCACCCAGTGGCGCGACGTGGTCAACCCCGCCACGCAGGAAGTGCTGGCGCGCGTGCCCTTCGCCACGCCCGATGAGATCAACGCCGCCGTGGCGAATGCCAAGGAAGCGTTCAAGACCTGGAAGAAGACGCCCATCGGCGCGCGCGCGCGCATCTTCCTGAAGCTGCAGCAGCTCATCCGCGAGAACATGAAGGAACTGGCCGCGCTGCTGACCGCCGAGCAGGGCAAGACCCTGCCCGACGCCGAGGGCGACGTGTTCCGCGGCCTGGAGGTGGTGGAGCACGCCAGCGCCATCGGCAACCTGCAGCTCGGCGAGCTGGCCAACAACGTGGCCAACGGCGTCGACACCTACACCGTGCTGCAGCCGCTGGGCGTGTGCGCGGGCATCACGCCGTTCAACTTCCCGGCCATGATCCCGCTGTGGATGTTCCCCATGGCCATCGCCACGGGCAACACCTTCGTGCTCAAGCCCTCGGAGCAGGACCCCATCGTCACCATGCGCCTGTGCGAACTGGCGCTGGAAGCCGGCGTGCCCCCGGGCGTGCTGAACGTGATCCACGGCGGCGAGGACGCCGTGAACGCCATCTGCGACCACCCGGACATCAAGGCCATCAGCTTCGTCGGCTCCACCCGCGTGGGCACGCACGTGTACAACCGCGCCAGCCTCAACGGCAAGCGCGTGCAGTGCATGATGGGCGCGAAGAACCACGCCATCGTGCTGCCCGACGCGAACAAGGAGCAGACGCTCAACGCCATCGCCGGCGCCTCCTTCGGCGCAGCGGGCCAGCGCTGCATGGCGCTGCCGGTGGTGATGCTGGTGGGCGAGGCGCAGCAGTGGCTGCCCGACCTGGTGGCCAAGGCCCAGTCGCTGAAGGTCAGCGGCGGCACCGAGCCCGGCACCGACGTGGGCCCGGTGATCTCGTGCGCCGCGCTGTCGCGCATCGAGGGCCTGATCGAGCGCGGCGTGGCCGAGGGCGCCACGCTGGCGCTGGACGGCCGCAAGCCCAGCGTGCCCGGCTATGAGAAGGGCAACTTCGTCGGCCCGACGATCTTCAGCGACGTCAAGCCCGGCATGAGCATCTACGACCAGGAAATCTTCGGCCCCGTGCTGTGCGTGGTCGGCGCCGCCACGCTGGACGAAGCCATCGAATTCATCAACGCCAACCCCAACGGCAACGGCACCGCCGTGTTCACGCAGTCGGGCGCGGCGGCGCGCAAGTTCCAGGAGGAGATCGATGTGGGCCAGGTCGGCATCAACGTGCCTGTGCCCGTGCCCGTGCCGCTGTTCTCGTTCACCGGCAGCCGCGCCTCCAAGCTCGGCGACCTGGGCCCCTACGGCAAGCAGGTGGTGCTGTTCTACACGCAGACCAAGACGGTGACGGCGCGCTGGTTCGACGACAGCACCGCCAGCCATGGCGTGAACACCACCATCAGTCTGAAGTAA
- the cycA gene encoding D-serine/D-alanine/glycine transporter, translated as MTHKVPSDARRTHGQDDLQRNLTNRHIQLIAIGGAIGTGLFMGSGKTISLAGPSIVFVYAIIGVMLFFVMRAMGELLLSNLQYRSFIDFSDDLLGPWAGFFTGWTYWFCWIITGIADVIAISAYAQFWFPGVPQWAPAIACVGLLLALNLLTVKLFGEIEFWFAMIKIVAIVTLVGTGLYMVATGFTAPTGRQASLANLWNDGGMFPHGAMGFFAGFQIAVFAFVGIELVGTTAAEAKDPERTLPRAINSIPVRIIVFYVCALLAIMAVTPWRDVVPHKSPFVELFVLAGLPAAAGIINFVVLTSAASSANSGVFSTSRMLYGLALKGDAPRAFHQLSRASVPSRGLLFSCACLLGGAFLMWVIPDLVQAFTLVTTVSAILFMFVWSLILLSYIAYRRQRPVLHAASRYKMPGGVAMCWACLAFFAGILVLLTLEADTRQALLATPAWFVLLAVAYRVMRQRAAA; from the coding sequence ATGACCCACAAGGTCCCCTCCGACGCAAGGCGCACGCACGGCCAAGACGACCTGCAGCGCAACCTCACCAACCGCCACATCCAGCTCATCGCCATCGGCGGCGCCATCGGCACGGGCCTGTTCATGGGCTCGGGCAAGACCATCAGCCTGGCCGGGCCGTCCATCGTGTTCGTCTACGCCATCATCGGCGTGATGCTGTTCTTCGTGATGCGCGCCATGGGCGAGCTGCTGCTGTCGAACCTGCAGTACCGCTCGTTCATCGACTTCTCCGACGACCTGCTCGGCCCCTGGGCCGGTTTCTTCACCGGCTGGACCTACTGGTTCTGCTGGATCATCACCGGCATCGCCGACGTGATCGCCATCTCGGCCTACGCGCAGTTCTGGTTTCCCGGCGTGCCGCAATGGGCGCCGGCCATCGCCTGCGTCGGCCTGCTGCTGGCGCTGAACCTGCTCACGGTGAAGCTGTTCGGCGAGATCGAGTTCTGGTTCGCCATGATCAAGATTGTCGCCATCGTCACGCTGGTGGGCACGGGCCTGTACATGGTGGCCACGGGCTTCACCGCGCCCACGGGGCGCCAGGCCAGCCTGGCGAACCTGTGGAACGACGGCGGCATGTTCCCGCACGGGGCCATGGGCTTCTTCGCCGGGTTCCAGATCGCGGTGTTCGCCTTCGTCGGCATCGAGCTGGTGGGCACCACCGCCGCCGAGGCCAAGGACCCCGAGCGCACGCTGCCGCGCGCCATCAATTCCATTCCGGTGCGCATCATCGTGTTCTACGTGTGCGCGCTGCTGGCCATCATGGCCGTCACGCCCTGGCGCGACGTGGTGCCGCACAAGAGCCCGTTCGTCGAGCTGTTCGTGCTCGCCGGGCTGCCGGCGGCGGCGGGCATCATCAACTTCGTGGTGCTGACCTCGGCGGCCTCTTCGGCCAACAGCGGGGTCTTTTCCACCAGCCGCATGCTCTACGGCCTGGCGCTCAAGGGCGACGCGCCGCGCGCCTTCCACCAGCTCTCGCGCGCCAGCGTGCCCTCGCGCGGGCTGCTCTTCTCGTGCGCCTGCCTGCTGGGCGGGGCGTTCCTGATGTGGGTGATCCCCGATCTGGTGCAGGCCTTCACGCTGGTCACCACGGTGTCGGCCATCCTGTTCATGTTCGTGTGGTCGCTGATCCTGCTGTCGTACATCGCCTACCGCCGCCAGCGCCCGGTGCTGCATGCGGCGTCGCGCTACAAGATGCCCGGCGGCGTGGCCATGTGCTGGGCCTGCCTGGCGTTCTTCGCAGGCATCCTGGTGCTGCTGACGCTGGAGGCCGACACGCGCCAGGCGCTGCTGGCCACGCCGGCATGGTTCGTGCTTCTGGCTGTGGCGTACCGGGTGATGCGCCAGCGCGCGGCGGCCTGA
- a CDS encoding acyl-CoA dehydrogenase family protein, with the protein MDFELTEDQRAFADTARQFAQAELAPHAAEWDAQGTFPREAIRRAGELGFCGLYAPENAGGLALPRLDATLVFEELAAVDPSTTAFITIHNMATWMLGTWATDEVRAEWGEQLTSGQKLASYCLTEPGSGSDAASIKTRAEQAGHEYVINGSKAFISGAGSTDVLVLMARTGDAQSGAGGISAFAVPANLPGIHYGKKEEKMGWNSQPTRQISFDNVRIPASHLLGREGEGFKIAMKGLDGGRINIATCSVGAAQGALGHAQRYMHERKQFGKALASFQALQFKLADMATELVAARQMVRLAASKLDAGAPDASTYCAMAKRFATDAGFTVVNEALQLHGGYGYIREYPLERLLRDARVHQILEGTNEIMRVIIGRRMLDGDAPDVIR; encoded by the coding sequence GTGGACTTTGAACTGACCGAAGACCAGCGCGCCTTTGCCGACACGGCACGCCAATTCGCCCAGGCGGAGCTGGCCCCCCACGCCGCCGAGTGGGACGCCCAGGGCACCTTCCCGCGCGAGGCTATTCGCCGTGCGGGCGAGCTGGGCTTTTGCGGCCTGTACGCGCCCGAGAATGCCGGCGGCCTGGCCCTGCCCCGGCTCGACGCCACGCTGGTGTTCGAGGAACTGGCCGCCGTCGATCCCAGCACCACCGCTTTCATCACCATCCACAACATGGCGACCTGGATGCTTGGCACCTGGGCCACCGATGAAGTGCGCGCCGAATGGGGTGAGCAACTCACTAGCGGGCAGAAGCTGGCCAGCTACTGCCTGACCGAACCCGGCAGCGGCTCCGACGCCGCCTCCATCAAGACCCGTGCCGAACAGGCCGGGCACGAATACGTGATCAACGGCAGCAAGGCCTTCATCAGCGGCGCGGGCAGTACCGACGTGCTGGTGCTGATGGCGCGCACGGGCGACGCCCAGTCGGGCGCGGGCGGCATCAGCGCCTTCGCCGTGCCGGCGAACCTGCCCGGCATCCACTACGGCAAGAAGGAAGAAAAAATGGGCTGGAACAGCCAGCCCACACGCCAGATCAGCTTCGACAACGTACGCATTCCCGCCAGCCACCTGCTGGGCCGCGAAGGCGAGGGCTTCAAGATCGCCATGAAGGGCCTGGACGGCGGGCGCATCAACATCGCCACCTGCTCGGTCGGCGCTGCGCAAGGCGCGCTCGGCCACGCGCAGCGCTACATGCACGAGCGCAAGCAGTTCGGCAAGGCGCTGGCGAGCTTCCAGGCGCTGCAGTTCAAGCTGGCCGATATGGCGACCGAACTCGTCGCCGCACGCCAGATGGTGCGCCTGGCCGCCAGCAAGCTGGACGCTGGTGCCCCCGACGCCAGCACCTACTGCGCCATGGCCAAGCGCTTCGCCACCGACGCGGGCTTCACCGTGGTCAACGAGGCGCTGCAGTTGCACGGCGGCTACGGCTACATCCGCGAATACCCGCTGGAGCGCCTGCTGCGCGACGCGCGCGTGCACCAGATCCTCGAAGGGACGAACGAGATCATGCGCGTCATCATCGGGCGGCGCATGCTCGACGGCGATGCGCCGGACGTGATCCGTTAG
- a CDS encoding EAL domain-containing protein, with amino-acid sequence MGATASSAFRSWIPGIVVALVGLALTHALVQQQRSASEAIASVRFTEEVRSSANAIEQRIVAYTEIVSGMRDLFLVNPGLGYRDFERVAAERAIRQRYPEIRNLNFSRWVPTQGLPAFAQRLRAQGRTGERAQQEILHRLTDGPDHYVIEYLWPWEGNERIWGLDIGSQPANLAAVVAGRATGQATVSAPFELLQEKEQRLGFILRQPLFAADAGAGFVGSVGVSVRVSAMLDAIASAGFFNGVALRLEDVGSVAGSAAPALALLGQFGAWPEASAARELRVLQVHDRRWRLTFVPTRSMLSGVERQLPWWMGSAGVALTLLLAVLASLLVRQRALALGEAQSSNEALEQSEQRFRAVFNQAAVGVSLTRVDTGQILRVNQRYCDIIGYSAEELLQRDVHSLSHPDDHAANLAQLARLKAGDITAFHMEKRLLRKGGDTVWVDLTVSPIWRPGEAPVYNVSVIQDITGRRRMQDQLRESERNLRNILDHLPVGVLLVQGGERIVFRNRSFVQITGYTEQDVGGTQRWWERAYPDAQMRERTRRHWDALCDTARQGDGCIRAGEYDITCRDGQCRTVDISGVLLGPDHLVFFEDLSERKAAEEEATYLAYYDPLTGLPNRRMLLDQVRQAMATSAQSGRSGALLMLDLDHFKTINETRGHDWGDMLLRQVAERLRACTHEEHTVARHGDDEFVVVLESLADNAADAAVQAQEVAQRIQAALRAPYMLGGEPWHASVSMGAAIFRGLGESVDDLLKRADVAMYQAKAAGRDTLQFYDPRIQAVVHARAALELDMRAGLEQGQFELFYQAQMDRGRITGCECLLRWRHPRDGFVSPAAFVPLAEETGLILPLGEWVLQAACRQLAAWARQPALAHLTLAVNVSPRQFHQAAFVSQVLAALAGSGADARHLKLELTEGLLLQDVEDTIAKMAQLKGYGVGFSLDDFGTGYSSLSYLKRLPLDQLKIDQGFVRDVLTDPNDATIARTIVALGTSLGLHVIAEGVETEAQREFLARSDCHAWQGYLLSRPVPVAEFEALVLRQQAGGRNS; translated from the coding sequence ATGGGCGCGACGGCATCTTCTGCATTCAGATCCTGGATACCGGGCATCGTGGTGGCGCTGGTGGGCCTGGCGCTGACCCATGCGCTGGTGCAGCAGCAGCGCAGCGCCAGCGAGGCCATCGCCAGCGTGCGCTTCACCGAGGAGGTGCGCTCGTCGGCCAACGCCATCGAGCAGCGCATCGTCGCCTATACCGAGATCGTCTCGGGCATGCGCGACCTGTTCCTGGTGAACCCGGGCCTGGGCTACCGGGATTTCGAGCGCGTGGCAGCCGAGCGTGCGATACGCCAGCGCTACCCCGAGATCCGCAACCTCAACTTCTCCCGCTGGGTGCCCACGCAAGGGCTGCCCGCGTTCGCGCAGCGCCTGCGCGCCCAGGGACGCACGGGCGAGCGCGCCCAGCAGGAGATACTGCACCGGCTCACGGACGGCCCGGACCACTACGTCATCGAATACCTCTGGCCCTGGGAGGGCAACGAGCGCATCTGGGGGCTGGACATCGGCTCGCAGCCCGCCAACCTGGCGGCCGTGGTGGCAGGGCGGGCCACGGGGCAGGCCACGGTGTCGGCGCCGTTCGAGCTGCTGCAGGAGAAGGAGCAGCGCCTGGGCTTCATCCTGCGCCAGCCCCTCTTCGCGGCGGATGCGGGCGCGGGCTTCGTCGGCTCGGTGGGTGTTTCCGTGCGGGTCAGCGCCATGCTCGATGCCATTGCGTCGGCGGGCTTCTTCAACGGCGTGGCGCTGCGGCTCGAAGACGTGGGCAGCGTGGCCGGCAGCGCCGCGCCCGCGCTGGCGCTGCTGGGCCAGTTCGGCGCCTGGCCCGAGGCCTCGGCCGCGCGCGAGCTGCGCGTGCTGCAGGTGCATGACCGGCGCTGGCGCCTGACCTTCGTGCCCACGCGCTCCATGCTCTCGGGCGTGGAGCGCCAGTTGCCCTGGTGGATGGGCAGCGCGGGCGTGGCGCTGACGCTGCTGCTGGCCGTGCTGGCCAGCCTGCTGGTGCGCCAGCGCGCGCTGGCGCTGGGCGAGGCGCAATCCTCCAACGAGGCCCTGGAGCAGAGCGAGCAGCGCTTTCGCGCGGTGTTCAACCAGGCGGCGGTGGGCGTGTCGCTCACGCGCGTGGACACGGGCCAGATCCTGCGCGTGAACCAGCGCTACTGCGACATCATTGGCTACAGCGCCGAGGAACTGCTGCAGCGCGACGTGCACAGCCTGTCCCACCCCGACGACCACGCCGCCAACCTGGCGCAGCTCGCGCGCCTGAAGGCAGGCGACATCACCGCCTTCCACATGGAAAAGCGCCTGCTGCGCAAGGGCGGCGACACGGTCTGGGTCGATCTCACCGTCTCGCCCATCTGGCGGCCCGGCGAGGCGCCGGTCTACAACGTCAGCGTGATCCAGGACATCACCGGGCGCCGCCGCATGCAGGACCAGCTGCGCGAGAGCGAGCGCAACCTGCGCAACATCCTCGACCACCTGCCCGTGGGCGTGCTGCTGGTGCAGGGAGGCGAGCGCATCGTGTTCCGCAACCGCAGCTTCGTGCAGATCACCGGCTACACCGAGCAGGACGTGGGCGGCACGCAGCGCTGGTGGGAGCGCGCCTACCCCGACGCGCAGATGCGCGAGCGCACGCGCCGCCATTGGGACGCGCTGTGCGACACCGCGCGCCAGGGCGACGGCTGCATCCGCGCGGGCGAGTACGACATCACCTGCCGCGACGGGCAGTGCCGCACCGTGGACATCTCGGGCGTGCTGCTCGGGCCGGACCACCTGGTGTTCTTCGAGGACCTGAGCGAGCGCAAGGCCGCCGAGGAAGAGGCCACCTACCTGGCCTACTACGACCCCCTGACCGGCCTGCCCAACCGGCGCATGCTGCTCGACCAGGTGCGCCAGGCCATGGCGACGAGCGCGCAGTCGGGGCGCAGCGGCGCGCTGCTGATGCTCGACCTGGACCATTTCAAGACCATCAACGAAACGCGCGGCCACGACTGGGGCGACATGCTGCTGCGCCAGGTGGCCGAGCGCCTGCGCGCCTGCACGCACGAGGAACACACCGTGGCACGCCACGGCGACGATGAATTCGTGGTGGTGCTGGAGTCGCTGGCGGACAATGCCGCCGACGCCGCCGTGCAGGCGCAGGAGGTGGCGCAGCGCATCCAGGCGGCGCTGCGCGCGCCCTACATGCTCGGCGGCGAGCCCTGGCACGCCAGCGTGAGCATGGGCGCGGCCATCTTCCGCGGGCTGGGCGAGAGCGTGGACGACCTGCTCAAGCGCGCCGACGTCGCCATGTACCAGGCCAAGGCCGCCGGGCGCGACACGCTGCAGTTCTACGACCCGCGCATCCAGGCCGTGGTGCATGCCCGCGCCGCGCTGGAGCTGGACATGCGCGCGGGCCTGGAGCAGGGCCAGTTCGAGCTGTTCTACCAGGCGCAGATGGACCGCGGCCGCATCACCGGCTGCGAGTGCCTACTGCGCTGGCGCCACCCGCGCGACGGCTTCGTCTCGCCCGCTGCCTTCGTGCCGCTGGCCGAGGAAACCGGCCTGATCCTGCCGCTGGGCGAATGGGTGCTGCAGGCGGCCTGCCGCCAGCTCGCCGCCTGGGCGCGCCAGCCCGCGCTGGCGCACCTGACGCTGGCCGTCAACGTCAGCCCGCGCCAGTTCCACCAGGCGGCGTTCGTGTCGCAGGTGCTGGCGGCGCTGGCGGGCTCGGGCGCCGACGCGCGCCACCTCAAGCTGGAGCTGACCGAGGGGCTGCTGCTGCAGGACGTGGAGGACACCATCGCCAAGATGGCGCAGCTCAAGGGCTACGGCGTGGGCTTCTCGCTCGACGACTTCGGCACCGGCTACTCGTCGCTGTCGTACCTCAAGCGCCTGCCGCTGGACCAGCTCAAGATCGACCAGGGCTTCGTGCGCGACGTGCTCACCGACCCCAACGACGCCACCATCGCCCGCACCATCGTCGCGCTGGGCACCAGCCTGGGCCTGCACGTCATTGCCGAGGGCGTGGAGACCGAGGCGCAGCGCGAATTCCTCGCGCGCAGCGACTGCCACGCCTGGCAGGGCTACCTGCTGAGCCGCCCCGTGCCCGTGGCAGAGTTCGAGGCGCTGGTACTGCGCCAGCAGGCCGGCGGCCGAAACTCCTGA